In Thalassotalea fonticola, a single genomic region encodes these proteins:
- the fucP gene encoding L-fucose:H+ symporter permease: protein MNTQATAADASTFDAADEITPSADTKGSSAIIGKGLMLPFILITACFALWGAANNMTDLLVPSFQKVLSMSQAQSSLVQMAFYGAYFLMALPAAFLIQKYSYKTGVIIGLFIYAAGAALCYPASIAMSFNFFLLAFYVFAAGCAILETVAAPYILTMGPAATATRRINLAQSFNPVGSICGLFLGKFIILDGLNSADADARAAMSSDALAAIQTQELSNVVSAYLIVGVISFILGAIILFKKFPKAQSAEKLEGLGASFSRLIKNKNWLSAIVAQFFFVGCQIGVWTYTVKYILANNPSITTESAASDYMIVGLVLFIASRFICTALMKVIDPARLLSAIAFIAMLLTCVVIFIGGTVGCYALVAISACMSLMFPTIYGLGLTGVGEDRKLGGSGIIMAIVGGAILVPLQGLLVDASSVNLSYVMPLFSFVIVAIYGLVAHKKEEEAGIA from the coding sequence ATGAATACACAAGCTACGGCTGCTGATGCCTCCACTTTTGATGCCGCTGATGAAATAACTCCCTCAGCTGATACCAAAGGATCTAGCGCAATTATTGGTAAAGGCTTAATGCTCCCTTTTATATTAATCACTGCTTGTTTTGCTTTATGGGGCGCGGCAAATAATATGACCGATTTATTAGTGCCTTCTTTTCAAAAAGTGCTAAGTATGAGCCAAGCACAATCATCGCTAGTGCAAATGGCCTTTTACGGTGCTTACTTTTTAATGGCTTTACCAGCCGCTTTTCTAATTCAAAAATACAGTTATAAAACGGGCGTAATTATTGGATTATTTATTTATGCTGCGGGTGCGGCTTTGTGTTACCCAGCCAGTATAGCGATGAGCTTTAACTTTTTCTTATTGGCGTTTTACGTTTTTGCGGCAGGCTGCGCGATTTTAGAAACCGTAGCAGCGCCATATATATTAACCATGGGACCAGCTGCAACAGCTACACGCAGAATTAACCTGGCACAATCTTTTAACCCGGTAGGTTCAATTTGTGGTTTGTTTCTTGGTAAATTTATTATTCTTGACGGCCTAAATAGTGCTGATGCCGATGCTCGTGCGGCAATGAGTTCAGACGCCTTAGCGGCAATTCAAACGCAGGAGCTTTCTAATGTTGTTTCTGCCTATTTAATCGTCGGGGTGATCAGCTTCATTTTAGGGGCAATCATTTTGTTTAAAAAATTCCCTAAAGCGCAATCAGCAGAAAAACTTGAAGGCTTAGGCGCTTCATTTTCACGTTTAATTAAAAATAAAAACTGGTTGTCTGCAATCGTAGCGCAGTTCTTTTTTGTTGGTTGTCAAATAGGTGTTTGGACTTACACAGTAAAATATATTTTAGCGAACAACCCAAGCATTACTACTGAATCGGCGGCCTCTGATTATATGATCGTTGGCTTAGTATTGTTTATCGCTTCACGCTTTATTTGTACCGCGTTGATGAAAGTTATTGACCCAGCCCGTTTATTATCAGCGATTGCCTTTATTGCCATGTTATTGACTTGTGTGGTTATTTTTATTGGCGGCACTGTTGGCTGTTATGCTTTGGTGGCTATATCTGCCTGTATGTCTTTAATGTTTCCAACTATCTATGGTCTAGGGTTAACCGGGGTTGGTGAAGACAGAAAACTTGGTGGTTCTGGCATCATAATGGCGATAGTAGGTGGCGCCATTTTGGTTCCTCTGCAAGGCTTACTCGTTGATGCTAGTTCAGTAAACCTAAGCTATGTTATGCCATTATTCAGTTTTGTAATAGTAGCCATCTACGGCTTAGTGGCTCATAAAAAAGAAGAAGAAGCTGGAATTGCTTAA
- a CDS encoding c-type cytochrome translates to MNKQLTFVALIGILAVYGYITFSAEQSSLLKKYSPDLNDKTVQISSVTHQNCNSCHTPNGEDFIASNGFLAGQGRSYITKQINDLAIGARIIENVNIVNHKLSTLEIENYAENFSNQSRFANVSEGSISGKLLYEKGDDARQIPACMSCHVKNGKGIDSADIPALSGQTHEYIIKQLIDFRAGIRSNDKNQMMQKIAIRLTDQDIEAISHHITSLK, encoded by the coding sequence ATGAATAAGCAGCTAACTTTCGTGGCTTTAATAGGTATCTTAGCTGTTTATGGTTATATCACTTTTTCGGCCGAACAAAGCTCTCTACTGAAAAAATATAGTCCTGATTTGAATGATAAAACGGTTCAAATCAGTTCAGTTACTCATCAAAATTGTAACAGTTGCCATACCCCAAATGGTGAAGACTTTATCGCAAGTAACGGATTTCTTGCTGGGCAAGGTCGTTCGTATATAACAAAACAAATAAACGATTTAGCAATAGGCGCTCGTATCATCGAAAACGTTAATATTGTTAACCATAAATTATCAACGCTAGAGATTGAAAACTATGCAGAAAATTTCTCCAACCAAAGCCGCTTTGCTAATGTAAGTGAAGGCTCTATCTCTGGGAAGTTACTTTACGAAAAAGGCGATGATGCACGACAAATACCTGCATGTATGTCTTGTCATGTTAAAAATGGCAAAGGTATCGATTCAGCAGATATTCCAGCCTTAAGTGGGCAAACGCATGAATATATTATTAAGCAATTAATAGATTTTAGAGCGGGTATTCGCAGCAATGACAAAAATCAGATGATGCAAAAAATAGCCATTCGATTAACCGATCAAGATATCGAAGCTATTTCGCACCATATTACCTCACTTAAATAA
- a CDS encoding outer membrane protein assembly factor BamB family protein has translation MKLKVSNIATLITVTLLGACQESSNALLSTAQEKPKFIDSAKQWPMFSGPNGTGHISGEFIAPINWSVRQDQNILWKTELPAGGQSGIAVWGDDVFFTINKPLDTPKHAQLVANNEAAEITYKSQYQEVTNAIKADKSLLTLLAKLAAAEEMWSAAIERLKSKNSDNVKQQRAIKKLKRDSPLWQSVAAAEKSRDDFIHQQSPALLTAYKQYQTSQKQLKAKGLGKDIILYCLSASTGTVKWQRTISGVIDTMYNYSFSDATSPTPITDGQQVWVVNATGGMASFSMTGQQLWSRNWQPTTGRPFNKQYDTLLSGDLLFNVEPPVKGDTSRNQQWNYIHAINKYTGETSWVSNEALTHYNTPMLGKTKSGESAVLIGRGGPHGVPEKAEGLSLLDLNGNAIWSWQAEDDGLVPWGATDIQIWNKDKALWIAGKQDLMLYTIDAETGKKQSKYDLSNVARYVYDQQNQSHRLQPAKQTSFERQPYTIVMVNDAVYYMVRYEPYIGYLNLTTGQHLQLEVPTEVSRISGQEDQFIWQKAHKNDQLNSKGQRHNIESRAQGDGTQKAFLASPIVVNNKVYFTNAHGLTYVIDSAVDFNENALTAVNDLGQTGKTYSLSSMAHANGVLFQRSLKAIYAIKAP, from the coding sequence ATGAAGCTAAAAGTCAGTAATATTGCCACATTGATAACTGTTACTTTACTTGGCGCTTGCCAGGAAAGTAGCAACGCTTTGCTGTCTACAGCGCAGGAAAAACCTAAATTTATTGACAGTGCAAAGCAATGGCCGATGTTTTCAGGACCAAATGGTACAGGACACATAAGTGGCGAATTTATCGCACCAATAAACTGGTCAGTAAGACAAGATCAAAACATTTTATGGAAAACAGAGTTACCAGCAGGTGGGCAAAGTGGTATTGCAGTTTGGGGCGACGATGTATTTTTCACTATTAATAAGCCATTAGATACACCCAAACATGCTCAACTGGTTGCTAATAATGAAGCAGCTGAAATAACTTATAAAAGCCAGTATCAGGAAGTAACTAACGCCATCAAAGCAGATAAAAGTTTACTGACTTTACTTGCTAAGCTAGCTGCAGCAGAGGAAATGTGGTCAGCAGCTATCGAACGGCTGAAATCAAAAAACAGCGATAATGTAAAACAGCAACGAGCCATTAAAAAACTAAAACGGGATAGTCCATTGTGGCAATCGGTTGCTGCTGCTGAAAAATCACGTGATGATTTTATTCATCAACAATCACCAGCATTATTAACCGCTTACAAACAATACCAAACGAGTCAAAAACAGCTAAAAGCGAAAGGATTAGGGAAAGATATTATCTTGTATTGCTTAAGTGCAAGCACAGGAACAGTAAAGTGGCAGCGCACTATTTCTGGTGTTATTGACACTATGTATAACTACTCATTTAGCGATGCGACTTCACCTACACCAATCACTGATGGTCAGCAAGTTTGGGTTGTTAATGCAACCGGCGGTATGGCAAGTTTTTCAATGACAGGTCAACAGCTTTGGTCGAGAAACTGGCAACCTACTACAGGGCGTCCATTTAATAAACAATACGATACTTTGTTATCGGGTGACTTGTTATTTAACGTTGAACCGCCGGTAAAAGGTGACACTAGCAGAAATCAACAATGGAATTATATTCACGCCATCAATAAATATACAGGTGAAACATCATGGGTAAGTAATGAGGCGTTAACACATTACAATACGCCGATGTTGGGTAAAACTAAATCAGGTGAATCTGCGGTTCTTATTGGTCGCGGTGGTCCACATGGCGTGCCTGAAAAAGCAGAAGGTTTAAGTCTGCTTGACCTTAATGGAAATGCTATTTGGAGTTGGCAAGCAGAGGATGATGGTTTAGTGCCATGGGGTGCAACCGACATTCAAATATGGAACAAAGACAAAGCACTATGGATTGCTGGCAAACAAGATTTGATGCTTTATACCATAGATGCTGAAACGGGTAAGAAGCAAAGTAAATATGACCTAAGTAACGTTGCACGCTACGTTTATGATCAACAAAATCAATCGCATAGATTGCAACCTGCTAAGCAAACCTCATTTGAGCGCCAACCCTATACAATCGTAATGGTTAATGATGCTGTATATTACATGGTGCGCTACGAGCCCTATATTGGTTATCTAAATTTAACCACTGGTCAGCATCTGCAATTAGAAGTTCCAACCGAAGTGAGTAGAATTAGTGGACAAGAAGATCAATTTATTTGGCAGAAAGCTCATAAAAATGATCAACTTAATTCAAAAGGACAACGTCATAACATTGAATCAAGAGCCCAAGGTGATGGCACTCAAAAAGCATTTTTAGCATCCCCTATTGTTGTTAATAATAAGGTATATTTCACCAATGCGCATGGCTTAACCTATGTAATTGATAGCGCTGTAGATTTTAATGAAAATGCATTAACGGCCGTTAATGATTTAGGCCAAACAGGAAAAACCTATTCATTAAGTTCAATGGCTCATGCGAACGGCGTGCTTTTTCAGCGTAGTTTGAAAGCGATTTACGCAATTAAAGCACCGTAA
- a CDS encoding alpha-L-fucosidase, whose product MINPVNQTIKSLFKATALTTSLLTCALSSSALAKEYEPTWESLDSRETPQWFGEAKFGIFIHWGLYSVPAFSTRGSYSEWYWHAKDGDQSGKHAAATSRSTDVNEFHNKHYGKDVEYADFRKDFKAELFEPAHWAKVFKRSGAKYVVLTSKHHDGYTLFPSKEASESFGMHWNSVDSGPKRDLTGDLTNAVRDEGLKMGLYYSIWDWFNPYWPEAEQPTTGPKRKANLPQEGREKYINEVMYPQFKQIVNDYEPAVIFSDGDWWMDDDKWQTKPMLAWLYNNAPNKDEVVINDRWGKVRGKHGGYMTTEYGSGFEDPSILWEENRGIGKSFGLNRIETYDDYNSSQLLTFMLVDIVSRGGNFLLDIGPTADGRIPVIMEDRLIEVGKWLEVNGEAIYGTKRWDTDAQWSAGKRIEYTKADFHHGVPDPIFEMSIMPRPGQSVKELYFTRKGDTLFAFMPKWPGDKLTVKNVKLSKGSTITMLGSDKAINWQQKGNNIEVDLSSFGINDVTNVYMNTLKITKAKAVK is encoded by the coding sequence ATGATCAATCCTGTTAATCAAACTATTAAAAGTTTGTTCAAAGCTACAGCCTTAACCACTAGCTTACTAACGTGTGCGCTGTCTAGTAGCGCATTAGCTAAAGAATATGAACCTACCTGGGAATCGCTAGATAGCAGAGAAACCCCACAATGGTTTGGTGAGGCAAAATTCGGCATTTTTATTCATTGGGGATTATATTCAGTGCCGGCATTTTCAACTCGCGGCAGTTACTCTGAATGGTACTGGCATGCCAAAGATGGCGATCAAAGTGGTAAGCATGCAGCTGCCACTAGTCGCTCCACTGATGTGAATGAGTTTCACAACAAGCATTACGGTAAAGATGTCGAATATGCTGATTTTCGTAAAGATTTTAAGGCTGAGTTATTTGAACCTGCTCACTGGGCTAAAGTATTTAAACGCTCTGGCGCCAAATATGTGGTATTAACCTCAAAACATCACGACGGTTACACCTTATTCCCTTCAAAAGAAGCGAGCGAAAGCTTTGGTATGCATTGGAATAGTGTTGATTCTGGTCCTAAGCGCGATTTAACCGGCGACTTAACAAATGCTGTGCGCGATGAAGGCTTGAAAATGGGCTTGTACTACTCTATCTGGGATTGGTTTAATCCTTATTGGCCCGAAGCTGAGCAACCGACCACTGGGCCTAAACGCAAGGCAAATTTGCCACAAGAAGGTCGTGAAAAATACATTAATGAAGTGATGTACCCACAGTTTAAACAAATCGTTAACGATTATGAGCCGGCAGTAATCTTCTCTGATGGCGATTGGTGGATGGACGACGATAAGTGGCAAACTAAGCCGATGTTGGCCTGGCTTTACAACAATGCACCGAACAAAGATGAAGTGGTTATCAACGATCGTTGGGGCAAAGTGCGTGGTAAACATGGGGGTTATATGACCACCGAGTACGGCTCTGGTTTTGAAGATCCAAGTATTTTGTGGGAAGAAAATCGCGGTATTGGTAAGTCATTTGGTTTAAACCGCATTGAAACCTACGATGACTACAATTCATCCCAGTTATTGACCTTTATGCTAGTTGACATTGTATCGCGTGGTGGTAACTTTCTACTAGATATTGGCCCAACTGCTGATGGCCGTATTCCGGTGATCATGGAAGACCGTTTGATTGAAGTAGGTAAGTGGTTAGAAGTTAATGGCGAAGCTATTTATGGCACTAAGCGTTGGGATACTGATGCACAGTGGAGTGCTGGTAAACGCATAGAATATACCAAGGCTGATTTTCACCACGGTGTGCCAGACCCCATCTTTGAAATGAGTATTATGCCTCGTCCTGGACAGTCTGTTAAAGAACTCTACTTCACACGTAAAGGTGATACCTTGTTTGCCTTTATGCCTAAGTGGCCTGGTGACAAACTTACCGTAAAAAATGTTAAGTTGTCGAAAGGCTCTACCATTACAATGCTGGGTAGCGATAAAGCAATTAATTGGCAGCAAAAAGGCAATAATATTGAAGTTGATTTATCAAGCTTTGGTATTAATGACGTAACGAATGTTTACATGAATACCTTAAAAATCACCAAGGCCAAAGCAGTAAAATAG